The segment CAACAAACAGGCGATTGTTTGCAACAGATATACACACACCCAAATACTTCCCAGGGCGGATTTCGTGGTTATCacactgaaaacaaaacaaagaaaatacatttgtaaaaTCATGGCAGGAAATCTCTCCCAGGGGAGATTTTGaattaaagtgtttaaaaaatgtttaacggCCTGCTCAAACAAATAAATCGCGGCATAAAGCAGGTTGCAGCTCTGTTAGGACAAATACCATTTGTTCAGTCGTTGCAGGATGGCAATAATACTCGCTTTGACTGCACAACAACAACTTACCAACTTCACAGCCTTTTGCGCATCATCCTTGTTGCAGTAAGTGATGAAGGCGTAACCCCTGTTCTGACCAGACAGAGGGTCCATCATTAACCTCAGGTCCCAGATGGGCCCAGCAGACTCAAACAGTGGCACAAGCTCATCTTCGTATAAATCCCGGGGGATTTTTCCAACAAACAcctgaataagaaaaaaacaagacattcaTTTGAAGCCTTTGTTGTAATGCTCAAATCTACAGCAAATACACTTTACTGCTGGGCATTTCCAGTTTTGTGTTCAGATTGCTCATTCTATCTTTCCAAACTTCTTTGAAGAATAACTCTGCAATAGGTGTCCTTAAAACAGCCTTATTTTCCCCCCTCAACGCAAAACTTACCTCGGTTCCAATCCCTGGTTGTGTGCCTTTAAACACAGTCTCAGGGGGAGGACCTCCGTACTTCCTCTGCCCTGTTGTCACATCCAGCGTGTAACCTGTCCGCTCCAACAGAgcctaaaacacacacacacaaaaacacataatGAAACTTTTACTCTTAACATTTACTTTTGCGTTTATACACCAAATATCCCATCAAAGCTACTAATTacctttatttttacttcatccGGACCCTTAGTTGACTCTTGGACCTTGCTTCCTTGTTTTTCCCGCTGTCTGTATGTCTTCATAACTCCACAAAGGAAAGCACTTTTATTCTACCAAGAAAACGACCCTCAAATTAATACAGACAGAAATCACCAACAGCAAAAGAGATGTTGCTCTAGAGAAAAATCTGAAACCAAACGGGTACCTGAACATGGGATAAGTCGCTTTCTTTAAACTGCTGCAGCACAGTGAGCGCTCCCTCTTCGTTGAACTCTCGCAGAGCATCGATAGCCCTTTCATCCAGGTCAGCATACGCCACCAACCCTGCAGTGAAGTCGCCGTGTTAGTTACAGCAATCAACACATAATCAAACGAAACACGCTTGAAGATGTGCGTTTTTCCTTTCGTTTTGGGTGTACGTGCACAGCCGAAATGATTCACCTGTCTGGAAGATGTTATCGAGGCTTTCAGCCACTTTCTGAGGCAGCCCAGCATCAAGGAGAGTTTGGtagttttctgtgtgtgtggttgtcaCATCCATGggttcctcttcctcctttgtTGGAGCAGAGCTGCCATTCACCTCAGTGGTGGCCATTCttctgcagaggaaaaaaaaaagaaagaaaagaagatgaGATAAACTGGAGATTTAATCTTCCTTAAATTCAAGTGATAAGACTGATGGATTCCTACAGACAAAAAGCAAGACAGcagttgccatttttttttattctggtccAACAAAATCTCACTTTATTCTCTTGAAAGCATGtaacatatatttttatatgttacaaaaacatatgttttttaaaaaaaacttcacaagATAGCACACAGTTATAGGCCATTACAAGTAATGTAATATTCAGTTTTAGCATTAAGTTTATTGAAAACTGAAGGACATCATTTAAACAATCTGAGGATATTAAATTTTAGCTTCTTTGAAAACATTGCTGAAGTCCCTAGAAACTAGAAATGCGTCAGTTTCAGTTTATGGGATTTCTCCTAATTAACTCTGCACGAATAACCTGGTTTTTCTAAACCACGATACGGGCTTGCAATTTGCGGGATGCCACTGTATAAGATTCCTGCAAATAGTGCTTAAGAACGACAAACAACGTGGTGAGGTTTCTGTTTCGAGTTAAAATAGCCCGGGCTCTCAGAAAGCAACGGCGACTACAGTCCCGCCCCCTTCACATGCAGCCAGCTACAAAGCTAAATGAACACGCTTGTTTTCTAATAATTACCCGGCGCAAGGTTTTACTAGCTAAACCCGATTGTAACTACGAACCACCGAGTGGTTAATCAAACACGTTTCAGAGCATTAGTGGCGTTAAAGGATGATTTTCTCTTTCCTCTGCGAGCATGACCAGTAGCTAGCTTTCTTGCTAGCTGTGAAAGCTAACAGGCCGCATAGTGCCGAAAAACGCCGTGCACACGCCAAACACACAAAGGGCGCAAAAAACAGGTAGCTAACAAAACTTACCGGTCAAATTCAGGTAGGCAACCGCAACGTGTTTCaatgcgtgtttttttttaagtttcgtACGAACTAAATAAGCCAAAAGACGAATGTTTGTGTCGAACCCACGAGACAATTTTGCAGACACCAGCGGTCTCGTCGTCGGCTCGCCCGAACAACGCAACCGCTCACCAACTGTCGCGAGACGTTGAACGAGAACTCATGAAGGGCAACGGGTGTATTCGGTGGGTTCGGTTCATGCGCCCTTGTGTGGCGAAGTAgggaatatacatatataaaattaaTGTAGATTCCATCAGTATAAGAAACCCGATATGACATAATTTGACcaatattaaaaacagacaattttAAAGACTTTCCTATTTAATCACCGTATTTTGAGGAGCACTAACGGAAGCACAGTTTGccaaaaatgaaaatcaaaatcTTCATTGTGATTTTACAAATAATCTAAAACTTGTATCATGTATGCCCACCtcatttactctttttttcccttattgAAATCATGTGCaagcaatgttaaaaaaagtCACCTACTTAAGAGAAAGCCTAAAGTATAACCTCAGTATAGCCGTTATATGAAGGCCTTGGAGGTTTGTGAGAAACCAGAGAAAATAGCTTCATAAAGACAAATTACCACACAAGGCAATTCGGAAATTGCCTTTGTGCAGAAATTAAAACTGAGTTAGGCTATAAAACATTTAACCCAAATTGGAAAAgaagaccaaataaactatggCATAACTGCAAAGCTACCAAGATATGAAGATCCACTAAATTAACAGGTTGAGCAGAGACCATGTCCCTCCTATGCAAGTGTGGTTTCTCCACCCCCACCTACTAAAGgtttatttcttaaaaataaacatgttaataAGTCTTTGTAAATGGCTCCAAGTAGTGATTGTGTACATAGTTATTTGTCCTGTGTCTCCGAGGTGCTGgtcacctgtccagggtgttccaACTGTTGGATATGGGCACCGACCCCCCCCTGCAGCCCTCCAAGGACAAGTTAGCATAGACAATGGAAAAATATGAGCTTGATTTTCACAAAAAGAGCATCCATtgttcaaaaaaagaaacatggaaCAAATCAGATGAAGTTATTTGTTCTGCACACATTAGACAAATTCCCAAttctaccaccaccaccacaaaaaaaaaaacaaaaaaaaacagctgacaattagtcaattcaggaaaaaaagaatcacTTTATTGTTTCAGCCCTTACAAAGAGGTCAGTAGAACATCCCACGACCACAGGATCTGCCTTGACCAGCAGAGGAAACAAGTGATATTCAACGAGCGGTCGCACTCAGGAAACGAATGACGGCAGGCTTCTCCGCCTCAGTCGTCATGCGACAGCTTTCTGATTTTGCCCTTGTGGCGGTCAATCTCTCTTTGTAGGCGTTCGATTTCCTTCTTGTGGTGCTCAATCTCCTCGGCGTGGTGCTTCCTCAGAGCCTCCAACTGCTCCCGCTCCCTCTGCCTGAAAGAGAACCCAGTAATCCAGAGGGTTAAAAAAGGCTCGCCCGGTCCGGATCAGACCAGTTGCTACAATAAGGCCCTGTGTTTCACCTGAAGTATCGCTCCTCTTCTGCAGCTTCCCGCTTTCCGAACGCGCCTCCTGCCGACCTCACATATCCTCCGCCACCTCCGCCTTTCCCCGCTCCTTTGCCCAGCTCCCCAagctgaaaaacacacacaaaaaaaaaatgctccagaTAAGTGATTCATTCTACACTTGTGGTTAATAATGCCTTTCAAAGCACATCGACAAcctttaatgtttcaaaaaaTGTATACAGTGGAGCATTTAAACAGGCTATTTGTCcaacagacaatgttttaaactcAAGTTTTCGCCTttatttagaccaggggtgtcaaacatacggcccgcgggccggttccggcccgccgaacaatttagtctggcCCGCTGGCAAAatgtattatcattattctcaaaaaaaaaaaaaaaaaaaaaaaattatccagtgtcctgtctggcaatgtggcaataagaattaacttgtcttaatgccaaaaagagctcatcagatttgactttcacaagtggagcagtactgcttttgccatagtgctgcacttgatttatgaatgtgaatagttttattatgattcatgcggggaatatctcaaatgatatggacactacaatgggaaagtaggagaggaaaggaagagaatgataaaacaattattgaaaaaaacatgtacttcgtttaattggaaatctgcagttcctatattgtccacgaggggcgctgtgtattaatcagcagatggtagcactgagcttcagatgtggaaaattgattttaaataatttcttaatttttatctgtttgatgtattttgtcatgcaggacagtgtttttaagttccaaaaaatttgaataaatgtttctcaacattttacaatcactttgatcagttcttatgcatactgcacaagtaaatgtttaactgagtaaaagtattgttgaaattgcacacacttttcttaaaaacg is part of the Fundulus heteroclitus isolate FHET01 chromosome 13, MU-UCD_Fhet_4.1, whole genome shotgun sequence genome and harbors:
- the atp5if1 gene encoding ATPase inhibitor A, mitochondrial, with product MARLFLRGTLQRCIATQIRMSSDQLGELGKGAGKGGGGGGYVRSAGGAFGKREAAEEERYFRQREREQLEALRKHHAEEIEHHKKEIERLQREIDRHKGKIRKLSHDD